In the genome of Streptomyces sp. NBC_00190, one region contains:
- a CDS encoding helix-turn-helix transcriptional regulator: protein MVAATGHADTSVGQGELVKAVDRALTAHGRALLTGPAGAGKTEVVRAVAAAAESRRETVLRLAPEAADQWIPEASAAALLATVPAAALERLSGPQRTAIALLRREADAPRDGRDHVALRLAVVEVLRTLAARHPVLLVLDNAQWLDAESTDLLRFALRLTPPRVRVLVAECVQGGTSVGEPLCGAGTPAIRVPPLGADEIAELLVRHGLPARLAGRIHQASGGNPRLALALGHSLAEAAGSRDTGAHHADTLPVSGQAREVARRLLAEAPAQARRTLLLAALAARPTTALLRRAGRPDAEAELAEAERAALVRVGEDGTVEFTAGALPTALAADAGWPERAAGHAALAAAVDDPVQAVRHRALAVDTPDQWLASEITGAAAVCRRRGQRALAAELGLLAAERTPSHLAGEQLVRLVTAAEDAGWAGRADLARRATRAVLARDASPADRVRARLAVIDAAGQALGALDETFACAMDDAAGDPSLQAAVQLRIATKHNLSDGDPVRSRDAAARAGALAALGGDQVAEAMALTVRARMGRILGDPGAEAILAEALALPAPEVPLGMRNAPQYLAVRHALFDDRLDDARRQLMALLPAVQRTGSAEDVFEVLRSLTEVELRSGRCAAASARARQALELTIEAGLSPGPAWYVSAMAEATGGSFARAASYARRGIQASQEEHDQVFLSRNLHALGLVELATGEAAKAVATLRRVAELEAAQKVVDPSILRWHGELAEALVAADATEEATRLIDSVRPVARGLGRTGVVAAMDRARGLCLSAQGEADGAVQLLEATAQRFATLRLPLERGRTLLALARVERRRRRRAPARAALQAAAQVFQQAGAAPWTELSREPAPGEGGGAKTAAVAALTEAETRLALLVSQGASNQEAAAKLFLSVKTVEARLTRIYQKLDVRSRAQLATALATALRSSR from the coding sequence GTGGTGGCGGCGACGGGGCACGCTGACACAAGTGTCGGACAGGGCGAACTGGTCAAAGCGGTCGACCGCGCGCTCACCGCGCACGGCCGGGCGCTGCTCACCGGTCCGGCCGGCGCGGGCAAGACCGAGGTCGTACGCGCCGTCGCGGCGGCCGCCGAATCGCGCCGCGAGACCGTGCTGCGCCTCGCACCCGAGGCCGCCGACCAATGGATCCCCGAAGCCTCCGCCGCGGCCCTCCTGGCCACCGTCCCCGCCGCCGCCCTGGAACGCCTCTCCGGCCCCCAGCGCACCGCGATCGCCCTCCTGCGCCGCGAGGCGGACGCCCCCCGCGACGGCCGCGACCACGTCGCCCTGCGCCTCGCCGTCGTCGAGGTGCTCCGGACGCTCGCCGCCCGCCACCCCGTCCTGCTCGTCCTCGACAACGCCCAGTGGCTCGACGCCGAGAGCACCGACCTGCTCCGCTTCGCCCTGCGCCTCACCCCGCCGCGCGTCCGGGTCCTCGTCGCCGAATGTGTCCAGGGCGGCACGTCCGTCGGCGAACCCCTCTGCGGCGCCGGTACACCCGCGATCCGGGTACCACCGCTCGGCGCCGACGAGATCGCCGAACTCCTCGTCCGCCACGGCCTCCCCGCCCGCCTCGCCGGACGCATCCACCAGGCCAGCGGAGGCAACCCCCGCCTCGCCCTGGCCCTCGGGCACTCCCTCGCCGAGGCCGCCGGATCCCGCGACACCGGCGCCCACCACGCCGACACCCTGCCCGTCTCCGGCCAGGCCCGCGAGGTGGCCCGCCGCCTGCTCGCCGAGGCCCCCGCCCAGGCCCGCCGCACCCTGCTGCTCGCCGCCCTCGCCGCCCGCCCGACCACCGCCCTGCTGCGCCGGGCCGGGCGCCCCGACGCGGAGGCCGAGCTGGCCGAGGCGGAACGGGCCGCGCTGGTCAGGGTCGGGGAGGACGGGACCGTCGAGTTCACCGCCGGCGCCCTGCCCACCGCGCTCGCCGCGGACGCGGGCTGGCCCGAGCGCGCCGCCGGGCACGCCGCGCTGGCCGCCGCCGTCGACGACCCCGTCCAGGCCGTACGCCACCGCGCGTTGGCCGTGGACACCCCCGACCAGTGGCTCGCCTCGGAGATCACCGGGGCCGCCGCGGTCTGCAGGCGCCGCGGCCAGCGGGCCCTCGCCGCCGAACTCGGCCTGCTCGCCGCCGAACGTACGCCCTCCCACCTGGCCGGGGAACAGCTCGTCCGCCTCGTCACCGCCGCCGAGGACGCCGGCTGGGCCGGCCGCGCCGACCTCGCGCGCCGCGCCACCCGCGCCGTCCTGGCCCGCGACGCCTCACCCGCCGACCGGGTCCGTGCCCGGCTCGCCGTCATCGACGCCGCCGGCCAGGCACTCGGAGCCCTCGACGAGACCTTCGCGTGCGCCATGGACGACGCCGCCGGGGACCCCTCGCTCCAGGCCGCCGTCCAGCTGCGGATCGCCACGAAGCACAACCTCAGCGACGGCGACCCCGTCCGCTCGCGCGACGCCGCGGCCCGGGCCGGGGCCCTCGCCGCGCTCGGCGGCGACCAGGTGGCCGAGGCCATGGCACTGACCGTACGGGCCCGCATGGGCCGCATCCTCGGGGACCCGGGCGCCGAGGCGATCCTCGCCGAGGCGCTCGCCCTGCCCGCCCCCGAAGTGCCGCTCGGCATGCGCAACGCGCCCCAGTACCTCGCCGTACGGCACGCCCTGTTCGACGACCGCCTCGACGACGCCCGCCGCCAGCTGATGGCCCTGCTGCCCGCCGTCCAGCGCACCGGATCCGCCGAGGACGTCTTCGAGGTCCTGCGCAGCCTCACCGAGGTCGAACTGCGCAGCGGCCGGTGCGCGGCCGCCTCCGCCCGCGCCCGCCAGGCGCTGGAGCTGACGATCGAGGCGGGCCTTTCGCCCGGCCCCGCCTGGTACGTCTCCGCGATGGCCGAGGCCACCGGCGGGAGCTTCGCACGCGCCGCCAGCTACGCCCGGCGCGGCATCCAGGCCTCGCAGGAGGAGCACGACCAGGTCTTCCTCTCCCGGAACCTGCACGCGCTCGGCCTCGTCGAACTGGCCACGGGAGAGGCGGCGAAGGCCGTCGCCACCCTGCGCCGGGTCGCCGAACTCGAAGCCGCGCAGAAGGTGGTGGACCCCTCGATCCTGCGCTGGCACGGGGAGCTCGCCGAGGCCCTGGTCGCCGCCGACGCGACCGAGGAGGCCACCCGGCTGATCGACTCCGTCCGTCCCGTCGCCCGCGGCCTCGGCCGCACCGGGGTCGTCGCCGCGATGGACCGGGCCCGGGGCCTGTGCCTGTCCGCACAGGGCGAGGCCGACGGCGCCGTGCAGTTGCTGGAGGCGACGGCGCAGCGGTTCGCGACCCTGCGGCTGCCGTTGGAGCGGGGCCGTACGCTGCTCGCGCTCGCCCGCGTGGAACGCCGCCGCCGGCGCCGCGCACCCGCGCGCGCCGCACTCCAGGCCGCGGCCCAGGTGTTCCAGCAGGCCGGGGCGGCCCCGTGGACTGAACTCTCCAGGGAGCCGGCTCCGGGCGAGGGGGGCGGTGCCAAGACGGCGGCGGTCGCTGCCCTGACGGAGGCCGAGACCCGCCTCGCGCTGCTCGTCAGCCAGGGGGCCAGCAACCAGGAGGCCGCGGCGAAGCTGTTCCTCAGCGTGAAGACCGTGGAGGCACGGCTGACCCGTATCTACCAGAAGCTCGACGTACGCTCCCGGGCCCAGCTCGCCACCGCGCTGGCCACCGCACTGCGCTCCTCCCGCTGA
- a CDS encoding S8 family serine peptidase, translated as MALATSDPAAAPAATASAAPVENLIVGYKASASEASSNTAAADDAAAKGKKAGKKAKFDRRLGTGAALVSLGSPADAAKVMDQFRADPDVAYVEPDSRAYALATPNDTEYAKQWDLFEPTAGMNVPAAWDKTTGSGVTVAVIDTGYVAHSDVAPNIVAGYDFISNATAARDGNGRDNNPADQGDWSAAGECGTGSTASNSSWHGTHVAGTIAAATNNAKGVAGIAYNAKIQPVRVLGKCGGATSDIVDAITWASGGTVAGVPANATPAKVINMSLGGSGACTATYQNAINAAVGRGTTVVVAAGNSNADAAGFSPASCNNVINVAATNRTGDRSFYSNYGAIIDVAAPGGETRRATDTPGTVTTPENGILSSLNAGTTTPGAEIYKPYQGTSMAAPHIAGLAALLVAAKPSLTPAQVESAIKANARPLAGICTGGCGTGLADAAATVAAVTSGPAPTYENTTDVAIPDNGGAVSSSITVSGRAGNAPAALKVYVDVKHSYRGDVVIDLVGPGGAVVQRLKNSSSSDSAANVSDTYTVNASALPANGTWQLRVQDVYSADTGYIDSWGLGF; from the coding sequence ATGGCGCTGGCCACCTCGGACCCCGCCGCCGCTCCGGCCGCCACCGCGTCCGCCGCTCCGGTCGAGAACCTCATCGTCGGATACAAGGCCTCCGCCTCCGAGGCCAGTTCCAACACCGCGGCCGCGGACGACGCCGCCGCCAAGGGCAAGAAGGCCGGCAAGAAGGCCAAGTTCGACCGCCGCCTCGGCACCGGTGCCGCCCTGGTCAGCCTCGGCTCTCCCGCCGACGCCGCCAAGGTGATGGACCAGTTCCGAGCCGACCCGGACGTCGCCTACGTCGAGCCGGACTCCCGCGCCTACGCGCTGGCCACCCCGAACGACACCGAGTACGCCAAGCAGTGGGACCTCTTCGAGCCCACCGCCGGCATGAACGTCCCGGCCGCCTGGGACAAGACCACCGGCTCCGGCGTCACCGTCGCCGTGATCGACACCGGCTACGTCGCCCACTCGGACGTCGCCCCGAACATCGTCGCGGGCTACGACTTCATCAGCAACGCCACCGCCGCCCGTGACGGCAACGGCCGCGACAACAACCCCGCCGACCAGGGTGACTGGAGCGCCGCCGGCGAGTGCGGCACCGGCTCCACCGCCAGCAACTCCTCCTGGCACGGCACCCACGTCGCGGGCACCATCGCCGCGGCCACCAACAACGCCAAGGGCGTCGCGGGCATCGCGTACAACGCGAAGATCCAGCCCGTCCGCGTGCTCGGCAAGTGCGGTGGCGCCACCTCGGACATCGTCGACGCCATCACCTGGGCGTCCGGCGGCACCGTCGCGGGCGTCCCGGCGAACGCCACCCCCGCCAAGGTCATCAACATGAGCCTCGGTGGCTCGGGTGCCTGCACCGCCACCTACCAGAACGCCATCAACGCCGCCGTCGGCCGCGGCACGACCGTCGTCGTGGCCGCCGGCAACAGCAACGCCGACGCGGCAGGCTTCTCGCCCGCCAGCTGCAACAACGTGATCAACGTGGCCGCCACCAACCGCACCGGCGACCGCTCCTTCTACTCCAACTACGGCGCGATCATCGACGTCGCCGCCCCGGGCGGTGAGACCCGACGCGCCACGGACACCCCCGGCACCGTCACCACCCCCGAGAACGGCATCCTCTCCAGCCTCAACGCCGGCACCACCACCCCCGGCGCCGAGATCTACAAGCCCTACCAGGGCACCAGCATGGCCGCCCCGCACATCGCGGGGCTCGCCGCGCTCCTCGTCGCCGCCAAGCCCTCGCTGACCCCGGCGCAGGTCGAGTCGGCCATCAAGGCCAACGCCCGCCCGCTGGCCGGCATCTGCACCGGTGGCTGCGGCACCGGCCTCGCCGACGCGGCCGCGACCGTCGCCGCCGTGACCTCCGGGCCCGCCCCCACGTACGAGAACACCACCGACGTGGCGATCCCGGACAACGGCGGAGCCGTCTCCTCCTCCATCACCGTCTCGGGCCGCGCCGGCAACGCCCCGGCCGCGCTCAAGGTGTACGTCGACGTCAAGCACAGCTACCGCGGTGACGTCGTGATCGACCTGGTCGGTCCCGGCGGTGCGGTCGTCCAGCGCCTGAAGAACTCCTCGTCGAGCGACAGCGCCGCGAACGTCTCCGACACCTACACGGTCAACGCCTCGGCGCTGCCCGCCAACGGCACCTGGCAGCTGCGCGTCCAGGACGTGTACTCCGCCGACACCGGTTACATCGACTCCTGGGGCCTCGGCTTCTGA
- a CDS encoding DUF1838 family protein — translation MTPVELLHALARTRASLDGEEVTFWWSGDVHSWAPGEPYQRLFGFEGLNVARLVPDEESGGYQLLSREAAFYLDPRTREILESWGGKPVVHVWNDPANQKWRPFPVPMTELGDQICFSLEIPLAYPSPLPVEEYPDNSADDTYRALELFQFFAPATVLTTEEPSVPSTMSWTRMSPWLPWMEQGARPGGLTFHCRGRKLGSYAEVPERTRDYIAARHPEFAHAPDKWTEPNETSWTYFRKLFPPRREAAGE, via the coding sequence ATGACACCCGTCGAGCTGCTGCACGCCCTCGCCCGCACCCGCGCCTCGCTCGACGGCGAGGAGGTGACCTTCTGGTGGTCCGGCGACGTCCACTCCTGGGCCCCCGGCGAGCCCTACCAGCGCCTCTTCGGCTTCGAAGGGCTCAATGTCGCCCGGCTCGTCCCGGACGAGGAGAGCGGCGGCTACCAGCTGCTGTCCAGGGAAGCCGCCTTCTACCTCGACCCCCGGACCCGGGAGATCCTGGAGAGCTGGGGCGGCAAGCCGGTGGTGCACGTCTGGAACGATCCGGCGAACCAGAAGTGGCGGCCCTTCCCGGTCCCCATGACGGAGCTGGGCGACCAGATCTGCTTCAGCCTGGAGATCCCGCTGGCCTATCCCTCGCCGCTGCCGGTCGAGGAATACCCGGACAATTCGGCCGACGACACCTATCGGGCGCTGGAGCTCTTCCAGTTCTTCGCGCCCGCCACCGTCCTCACCACCGAGGAGCCGAGCGTCCCCTCGACGATGTCCTGGACCCGGATGTCCCCGTGGCTGCCCTGGATGGAACAGGGCGCTCGCCCCGGCGGCCTCACCTTCCACTGCCGCGGCCGCAAGCTCGGCTCCTACGCGGAGGTCCCCGAGCGGACCCGCGACTACATCGCCGCCCGGCATCCCGAGTTCGCCCACGCCCCGGACAAGTGGACCGAGCCGAACGAAACGAGCTGGACGTACTTCCGCAAGCTCTTCCCGCCCCGCCGGGAGGCGGCAGGGGAATGA
- a CDS encoding DUF1996 domain-containing protein, translated as MGNERRLLALVICLVLGSGLTAAVLGASRAAGPHAGMTTAGPAPSDYVDISEVPRTPGPAAAAGPDASAGSVVVQCGRNEQGHYNEDNLVVSPGLRAGAHHTHAYVGNLSTDAMSTDASLDAAATSCPGGDRSTYYWPVLRRPDRPGTRPHESSASHGNTGEILPEASVRVEFRGSPVSKVVAMPRFLRAITGDAVAYTADSDADVRARWGCSGSPDRPTTRYPRCPAGERVTRTLTFPSCWNGLDTISAGHRSHLRFPSAKGVCPQDTFPVPELRISLAYEVPAGVPVALDSFPEQRHSPKTDHAMFVNAMTDPQMGAVVDCLNSGRTCRM; from the coding sequence ATGGGGAACGAACGCCGACTTCTCGCTCTCGTCATCTGCCTGGTCCTGGGCAGCGGGCTCACCGCCGCCGTGCTCGGGGCCTCGCGAGCGGCCGGACCCCACGCGGGGATGACGACGGCCGGTCCGGCCCCTTCCGACTACGTGGACATATCGGAGGTTCCGCGCACCCCCGGCCCGGCGGCCGCCGCGGGCCCCGACGCCTCGGCCGGCTCGGTGGTCGTGCAATGCGGCCGAAACGAGCAGGGCCACTACAACGAGGACAACCTGGTGGTCTCGCCCGGGCTGCGGGCGGGCGCCCACCACACGCACGCGTACGTGGGGAACCTCTCCACGGACGCGATGTCGACCGACGCCTCCCTGGACGCGGCCGCCACCAGTTGCCCGGGCGGCGACCGGTCGACGTACTACTGGCCGGTCCTGCGCCGTCCGGACCGGCCGGGCACGCGTCCGCACGAGAGCTCGGCCAGCCACGGCAACACCGGCGAGATCCTGCCGGAGGCCTCGGTACGGGTGGAATTCCGCGGCAGTCCCGTGAGCAAAGTGGTGGCGATGCCCCGGTTCCTGCGGGCGATCACCGGCGACGCCGTCGCGTACACGGCGGACAGCGACGCCGACGTCCGGGCCCGCTGGGGCTGTTCCGGCTCCCCCGACCGGCCCACCACCCGCTATCCGCGCTGCCCCGCGGGAGAGCGCGTCACCCGCACCCTCACCTTCCCGAGCTGCTGGAACGGCCTCGACACCATCAGCGCCGGACACCGCTCGCACCTGCGGTTCCCCTCGGCGAAGGGCGTATGCCCGCAGGACACCTTCCCCGTGCCCGAGCTCCGGATCTCCCTGGCCTACGAGGTCCCCGCGGGGGTGCCCGTCGCGCTCGACTCCTTCCCCGAGCAGCGGCACAGCCCGAAGACGGACCACGCGATGTTCGTGAACGCGATGACCGACCCGCAGATGGGCGCCGTCGTCGACTGCCTCAACTCGGGCCGTACCTGCCGGATGTGA
- a CDS encoding sigma-70 family RNA polymerase sigma factor — MAGPLWPRTRRGSTDEALIKSVYEEHGHALLAYATRLTGDRAAAEDVVQETLIRAWRHSEVLVNGKGSVRGWLLTVARNIITDRYRAKAARPPEVSGASAAPPVEADHADSVVDTMTVLGALDQLSPEHRDVLKELYYRQLSVAEAADSLGIPAGTVKSRSHYALKALRDVFRDSGIKDNGDGRRAGRPPQQPAGLREVVA; from the coding sequence ATGGCCGGACCACTGTGGCCCCGCACTCGGCGGGGCTCGACCGATGAGGCACTGATCAAGTCGGTGTACGAGGAGCACGGCCACGCCCTGCTCGCGTACGCCACCCGGCTGACCGGGGACCGGGCCGCCGCCGAGGATGTCGTCCAGGAGACGCTCATCCGGGCCTGGCGGCACTCCGAGGTCCTGGTCAATGGAAAGGGCTCGGTGCGCGGCTGGCTGCTGACGGTGGCCCGCAACATCATCACGGACCGGTACCGGGCCAAGGCGGCCCGGCCGCCGGAGGTCTCCGGGGCTTCGGCCGCTCCCCCGGTGGAGGCGGACCACGCCGACTCCGTGGTGGACACGATGACGGTCCTCGGGGCTCTCGACCAGCTCTCTCCGGAACACCGGGACGTCCTGAAGGAGTTGTACTACCGGCAACTCAGCGTCGCGGAGGCCGCGGACAGCCTCGGTATCCCGGCGGGGACGGTCAAGTCTCGTTCGCACTACGCGCTCAAGGCGCTGCGCGACGTCTTCCGGGACAGCGGCATCAAGGACAACGGCGATGGCAGACGAGCGGGCAGGCCGCCCCAGCAGCCCGCCGGACTGCGTGAGGTGGTGGCATGA
- a CDS encoding anti-sigma factor family protein, which produces MNRQRHKEELLGPYVLGVLDAEELRRVEEHMSGCVQCREEVAALREMEAALGEVPDEAFFDGPPQGGDLLLQRTLREMRGERDRARRRGLGIAGLAAAASLAAVFWAGTQMGAGDPDVVALPPQPSVTASADPSQGPGTKNLSATDPATGTRMTVRMTPAMKWVRVHAAVTGLPPGERCRLVVVAKDGTRSTAGSWVVGSAENGEGKGASLDGSAAVAPADVKAIMVENEAGRAFVSVPV; this is translated from the coding sequence ATGAACCGGCAGCGGCACAAGGAGGAACTGCTCGGTCCGTACGTGCTCGGCGTCCTGGACGCGGAGGAGCTCCGCCGGGTCGAGGAACACATGAGCGGATGCGTGCAGTGCCGGGAGGAGGTGGCCGCGTTGCGCGAGATGGAAGCGGCACTGGGTGAGGTGCCCGACGAGGCGTTCTTCGACGGACCGCCGCAGGGCGGGGACCTGTTGCTCCAGCGCACGCTGCGGGAGATGCGCGGCGAGCGCGACCGCGCGCGCCGGCGCGGCCTGGGAATCGCCGGGCTGGCCGCGGCGGCCTCACTGGCCGCCGTGTTCTGGGCCGGTACGCAGATGGGGGCGGGAGATCCGGATGTGGTGGCCCTGCCTCCGCAGCCTTCCGTGACGGCGTCGGCGGACCCCTCGCAAGGCCCCGGGACCAAGAACCTCTCGGCGACCGATCCGGCCACGGGCACGCGGATGACCGTACGGATGACTCCCGCCATGAAGTGGGTACGGGTGCACGCCGCGGTCACCGGGCTGCCACCGGGCGAGCGGTGCCGGCTGGTCGTCGTCGCCAAGGACGGTACGCGCTCCACCGCCGGCAGCTGGGTCGTGGGCAGCGCGGAGAACGGCGAGGGCAAGGGCGCGTCCCTGGACGGCTCGGCGGCCGTCGCCCCGGCGGACGTCAAGGCGATCATGGTCGAGAACGAGGCGGGCAGGGCGTTCGTGTCCGTACCGGTCTGA
- a CDS encoding DUF7873 family protein, translated as MPKLNQIIAVEKGVKSKSLQELSQAHHDVQKPALLAGISRTYQPKDEEGEQLPPESTRVQVKAEDVLRATAGTLTRLFDVTATKDWANRTAAADVVVDGTVLLAQVPVPYLLFLEKQLTDMHTFVRKLPVLDASESWNLDPSTDSWKTDPVRTIRTKKVPRNHVKAEATEKHPAQVEVYYEDVPVGYWTTVKFSGALPARRVNELLDRVEKLQQAVKFAREEANSAEVTDQRVGDAVFGYLFR; from the coding sequence GTGCCGAAGCTGAATCAGATCATCGCAGTGGAAAAGGGCGTCAAGTCCAAGTCCCTCCAGGAGCTTTCGCAGGCTCACCACGACGTCCAGAAGCCCGCCCTGCTGGCCGGCATCTCGCGGACCTACCAGCCCAAGGACGAGGAGGGCGAGCAGCTGCCGCCCGAGTCCACGCGGGTCCAGGTCAAGGCGGAGGACGTGCTGCGGGCCACGGCCGGCACCCTGACGCGGCTGTTCGACGTGACGGCGACCAAGGACTGGGCGAACCGCACCGCGGCAGCCGACGTCGTCGTGGACGGCACCGTCCTGCTGGCGCAGGTGCCCGTGCCCTACCTGCTCTTCCTGGAGAAGCAGCTCACGGACATGCACACCTTCGTCCGGAAGCTGCCGGTACTGGACGCGTCCGAGTCCTGGAACCTGGACCCCTCCACGGACTCCTGGAAGACGGACCCGGTGCGCACGATCCGCACCAAGAAGGTGCCGCGCAACCACGTCAAGGCCGAGGCGACCGAGAAGCACCCGGCGCAGGTCGAGGTCTACTACGAGGACGTCCCGGTCGGTTACTGGACGACGGTGAAGTTCTCCGGCGCGCTCCCGGCCCGGCGGGTGAACGAGCTGCTCGACCGCGTGGAGAAGCTCCAGCAGGCCGTCAAGTTCGCCCGCGAGGAGGCCAACAGCGCCGAGGTCACCGACCAGCGGGTCGGGGACGCGGTGTTCGGCTACCTGTTCAGGTAG
- a CDS encoding ATP-grasp domain-containing protein, which produces MRLCFLVEEHYRHDGMPNEVIGQLSAWGHQVDVVRPGGSLLRMTEAVRAGAHDAWVLKTVSGGPGLTLLEAAAATGMTTVNDARSIRGVRDKALAAAIGRALGLPLPPTYAAACPELLREIPEAEYPLVVKPADGSSGRAVHLVSSPERLESLLPVLAGEGLLIAQPYVPNSGTDIKVYGVGGELFATERCSPLNPDPSVRERRVPLSAEVAAIAEQVGAVYGLDLYGVDVLLGPDGPVVVDVNDFPSFRQVPDAAARVARAVLELARTGGSAPPPAAPAPPYALPVSIPAQMSARAGDGA; this is translated from the coding sequence ATGAGGCTCTGCTTCCTGGTGGAGGAGCACTACCGCCACGACGGCATGCCGAACGAGGTGATCGGGCAGCTCAGCGCGTGGGGGCACCAGGTCGACGTGGTGCGGCCGGGGGGCTCGCTGCTGCGCATGACGGAGGCGGTGCGGGCGGGCGCGCACGACGCCTGGGTGCTCAAGACGGTCTCCGGCGGCCCGGGGCTGACCCTGCTCGAAGCCGCGGCGGCGACCGGGATGACCACCGTCAACGACGCCCGGTCGATCCGGGGCGTACGGGACAAGGCGCTGGCCGCCGCCATCGGCCGCGCCCTGGGCCTTCCGCTGCCCCCGACGTACGCGGCGGCATGCCCCGAGCTGCTGAGGGAGATACCGGAGGCGGAGTACCCCCTCGTCGTCAAGCCGGCCGACGGGAGTTCCGGGCGGGCCGTGCACCTGGTGTCCTCACCGGAGCGGCTGGAGTCGCTGCTCCCCGTCCTCGCGGGCGAGGGCCTGCTCATCGCCCAGCCGTACGTGCCCAACTCGGGCACCGACATCAAGGTGTACGGGGTCGGCGGGGAACTGTTCGCCACCGAGCGATGCTCCCCGCTGAACCCGGACCCGTCGGTGCGCGAGCGCCGCGTGCCGCTGTCGGCGGAGGTCGCGGCGATCGCCGAACAGGTGGGAGCGGTGTACGGGCTCGACCTGTACGGGGTGGACGTACTGCTGGGTCCCGACGGGCCCGTGGTCGTCGACGTGAACGACTTCCCGAGCTTCCGTCAGGTGCCCGACGCGGCGGCGCGGGTGGCCCGGGCGGTGCTGGAGCTGGCGCGCACGGGCGGCTCCGCGCCTCCGCCCGCGGCGCCGGCGCCCCCCTACGCGCTGCCCGTCTCGATACCGGCGCAGATGTCCGCCCGGGCGGGGGACGGCGCGTGA
- a CDS encoding ATP-grasp domain-containing protein — protein MRIGLITPEPEHPLLAATSALLAKEHVVDALDPAGTDPAAALAGTPPADVYLLKSRTGRALDLARDLERRGVPVVNTAAATALCQDRTAMAELALRAGLPFAATRTVGALSAWAASDTALSSPVVVKSRYSRRGDLVARVDDPARLRELAAAWPQEPVVVQEFAPNSGWDHKLWVIGDQVFAALRRSELSPGGRGPSLPLAAHELPAGWAGLVRAVGAAFALDVYGVDIIDAGGGTPLIVDVNAFPGIRGQSGAPEALAALALRRAAGGPG, from the coding sequence GTGAGGATCGGACTGATCACGCCGGAACCGGAGCATCCGCTGCTTGCGGCGACGTCCGCGCTGCTGGCGAAGGAGCACGTCGTCGATGCGCTCGACCCGGCCGGGACGGACCCCGCCGCGGCCTTGGCCGGCACGCCGCCTGCCGACGTGTACCTGCTGAAGTCGCGTACCGGGCGGGCACTGGACCTGGCGCGGGACCTGGAGCGGCGGGGCGTCCCCGTCGTCAACACCGCGGCGGCGACCGCACTGTGCCAGGACCGTACGGCGATGGCGGAACTCGCCCTGCGGGCCGGACTGCCGTTCGCCGCCACCCGCACCGTCGGCGCCCTCTCCGCATGGGCCGCCTCGGACACCGCGCTCTCCTCCCCCGTGGTGGTCAAGAGCCGGTACAGCCGCCGGGGTGACCTGGTGGCCCGGGTGGACGACCCGGCGCGGCTGCGGGAGTTGGCGGCGGCCTGGCCGCAGGAGCCGGTGGTGGTGCAGGAGTTCGCGCCCAACAGCGGCTGGGACCACAAGCTGTGGGTGATCGGGGACCAGGTCTTCGCGGCCCTGCGCCGTTCCGAGCTCTCGCCCGGCGGGCGGGGCCCCAGCCTGCCGCTGGCCGCCCACGAACTGCCCGCCGGGTGGGCCGGTCTGGTCCGGGCCGTCGGCGCGGCGTTCGCGCTGGACGTCTACGGCGTGGACATCATCGACGCCGGCGGCGGCACACCGCTGATCGTGGACGTGAACGCCTTCCCCGGTATCCGCGGCCAGTCGGGCGCCCCCGAGGCCCTGGCGGCCCTGGCCCTGCGACGGGCCGCCGGCGGGCCCGGCTAG